One window of Psychrobacillus sp. FSL H8-0483 genomic DNA carries:
- a CDS encoding phospholipase D family protein has protein sequence MVSYFWKTSTFFDDFKKELTSNTIQSIKIASAYISIKGAQYLKETIEALNLTAENIEIYCSSSFNEHEPEKILKLLSTFSTVYIVNEPFLHTKVYEIHTEDLIVTYSGSANLTEGGLFNNFELTVKSESTKNQLEEFWDDLWQLCIEVNEEVIALYQQYPKEVLDEITQKKIASIKKQLNTVYEKQCTQSYYPDLKDFYFNVADYSILAEKYWEDGSSAIRLQRKDTQKKLFTLNEEIEPFAKKLDLYPHYRPEHLTSGIDPSPFNFYRVTGIWMRYGKDKSELDFFGQKGFGEKSSPYQQFHKHACLQLSIGSEGLNVGMFHSTASDGVDRGHVDDHWYEVKQKIENIYNDITGYEFVWHIYSNRENRLHAYFAIDSGTAQEFIDFYRKYDMDGFESFCMRHYDVDDERIKTERNIINEVYETFEAILPLYKAMTFRIPVDVR, from the coding sequence ATGGTTTCTTATTTTTGGAAAACTTCCACCTTCTTTGATGATTTTAAGAAAGAATTAACAAGTAATACAATCCAGTCTATCAAAATTGCATCAGCTTACATTTCTATCAAAGGTGCACAATATTTAAAAGAGACAATAGAGGCCCTAAATTTAACAGCTGAAAATATTGAAATATATTGTAGCTCTAGTTTTAATGAACATGAGCCAGAAAAAATATTAAAGTTGCTTTCTACTTTTTCAACTGTCTACATTGTAAATGAACCATTTTTACATACTAAAGTATACGAAATTCATACTGAAGATCTTATTGTTACTTATAGTGGTTCAGCTAATTTAACTGAAGGTGGTCTATTTAATAACTTCGAGTTAACAGTAAAAAGTGAAAGTACTAAAAACCAGCTTGAAGAATTTTGGGATGACTTATGGCAACTTTGTATTGAGGTAAATGAAGAAGTTATTGCACTATATCAGCAATACCCTAAAGAAGTTCTTGATGAAATCACGCAAAAGAAAATAGCAAGTATAAAGAAGCAATTGAATACTGTCTACGAGAAGCAATGCACACAGAGTTATTATCCAGATTTAAAGGATTTTTATTTTAATGTCGCTGACTACTCTATATTGGCAGAAAAATACTGGGAAGATGGATCATCAGCAATTCGACTTCAACGAAAAGATACACAAAAAAAACTATTTACTTTAAACGAAGAAATTGAACCGTTTGCCAAAAAACTTGACCTGTACCCACACTATAGACCAGAACATCTAACAAGTGGCATCGATCCTTCACCATTTAATTTTTATCGTGTCACAGGTATCTGGATGCGATATGGTAAAGATAAGTCTGAACTCGACTTTTTTGGCCAAAAAGGATTCGGTGAAAAATCTTCACCTTATCAACAATTTCATAAACATGCCTGTTTACAGCTATCTATTGGGTCAGAAGGTCTTAATGTGGGTATGTTTCATAGTACAGCAAGTGATGGTGTAGATAGAGGTCATGTAGATGATCATTGGTACGAAGTGAAACAAAAAATTGAAAATATATACAATGATATTACCGGTTATGAATTTGTTTGGCATATTTATAGCAATCGAGAAAATCGACTTCATGCCTATTTCGCTATAGATAGTGGAACAGCTCAAGAATTTATAGATTTCTATAGAAAATATGATATGGACGGTTTCGAAAGTTTTTGTATGAGACATTATGATGTTGATGATGAACGTATTAAAACCGAACGAAATATTATAAATGAAGTTTATGAGACATTTGAAGCTATTCTCCCACTATATAAAGCTATGACTTTTAGAATTCCCGTAGATGTTAGATAA
- the sstT gene encoding serine/threonine transporter SstT has protein sequence MKNLFVKWNQVSLVKRIFIGIIVGLILALTVPNGASWVSIFGSLFVGALKAVAPILVLFIVMHAIAVHKSGKKTNMKSILGLYAIGTFLAGAVAVVASFMFPVTLTLTTGAEDLSPPEGIAEVIQTLLFNIVANPIDAIINANYLGILMWAIVLGIALKNANQNTKDMIGSFSDAITKIVQWVINLAPLGIMGLVFSAIVTSGLSALLDYGRLILILVGCMLFIALVVNPLIVFIYTRKNPYPLVFMVLRESGIYAFFTRSSAANIPVNMKLCEKLGLDEDTYAVSIPLGATINMAGAAVTIAVLTLAAVNTLGIEVDFVTALMLVVVAAVSAAGASGVAGGSLLLIPLACNLFGVPNDIAMQVVGVGFIIGVIQDSCETALNSSSDVLFTATAEHAKDRKEGKVGKVVTNS, from the coding sequence ATGAAAAATTTATTTGTTAAATGGAATCAAGTGAGTCTAGTAAAAAGGATTTTTATCGGTATTATTGTGGGCCTTATCTTAGCTTTAACCGTTCCTAATGGCGCAAGTTGGGTCTCTATTTTCGGTTCTTTATTTGTCGGTGCATTAAAGGCAGTTGCACCAATATTAGTATTATTCATAGTGATGCACGCGATTGCCGTACATAAAAGTGGTAAGAAAACGAATATGAAATCGATTCTTGGTCTTTATGCTATTGGTACATTCCTAGCAGGGGCTGTCGCTGTAGTTGCAAGCTTTATGTTCCCAGTTACATTAACACTGACAACAGGAGCAGAAGACCTTTCTCCACCAGAAGGTATTGCGGAAGTTATTCAAACATTACTATTTAACATAGTTGCCAATCCAATTGATGCAATTATAAATGCTAACTATCTAGGTATATTAATGTGGGCAATCGTTCTTGGGATTGCATTAAAAAATGCAAATCAAAACACGAAAGACATGATCGGTAGTTTTTCGGATGCAATCACTAAAATAGTACAATGGGTGATTAATTTAGCACCGCTTGGTATTATGGGGCTTGTTTTTAGTGCAATTGTAACAAGTGGTCTTTCTGCTTTACTTGATTATGGTAGATTAATATTGATTTTAGTTGGATGTATGTTGTTTATCGCGCTTGTAGTGAATCCGTTAATCGTATTCATCTATACGCGAAAAAATCCTTATCCACTTGTTTTTATGGTTTTAAGAGAAAGTGGTATTTATGCATTCTTTACACGTAGTTCAGCTGCAAATATTCCGGTAAATATGAAATTATGTGAAAAACTTGGCTTAGATGAGGATACTTATGCAGTGTCAATCCCTCTAGGTGCTACTATTAATATGGCTGGTGCAGCCGTTACAATTGCTGTGCTAACTCTTGCAGCCGTAAATACGCTTGGTATTGAAGTGGATTTTGTGACTGCACTTATGCTAGTTGTTGTTGCAGCTGTCTCTGCAGCGGGTGCATCAGGTGTCGCAGGCGGATCACTTTTACTTATCCCGTTAGCATGTAATTTATTTGGAGTTCCAAATGATATTGCAATGCAAGTTGTTGGTGTTGGTTTTATCATCGGTGTTATTCAAGATTCTTGTGAAACTGCACTGAATTCATCTTCTGACGTACTGTTCACGGCTACAGCGGAGCACGCTAAAGATCGTAAAGAAGGTAAAGTAGGTAAAGTAGTTACTAATTCTTAG
- a CDS encoding 2OG-Fe(II) oxygenase, producing MITENKEQTIFDHLGNKIITDREIDIITRLEEPLIVMLGNVLSNEECEELIRLSKDKMKRSKISTTREVNELRTSSSMFIEESENVIVARVEKRISSIMNIPIEHGEGIQILQYTPGQEYKAHYDFFSSTSKVANNNRISTLVMYLNDVEQGGETFFPKLNFSVSPKKGMAVYFEYFYNDQNLNDLTLHGGAPVITGEKWIATQWMRKQKLR from the coding sequence TTGATAACGGAGAATAAAGAGCAAACTATATTTGATCACCTTGGAAATAAAATAATTACAGATAGAGAGATTGACATAATCACTAGATTAGAGGAGCCATTGATAGTGATGTTAGGAAATGTTTTAAGTAACGAAGAGTGCGAGGAACTAATCAGATTGTCTAAGGACAAAATGAAACGTTCAAAAATTAGCACGACACGCGAAGTAAATGAACTGAGAACAAGTAGTAGTATGTTTATTGAAGAAAGTGAAAACGTAATTGTTGCTAGAGTCGAAAAAAGGATCTCATCTATTATGAATATACCAATTGAACATGGAGAAGGCATTCAAATCCTTCAGTATACTCCTGGTCAAGAGTATAAAGCTCATTATGATTTTTTTTCATCAACAAGTAAAGTAGCAAACAATAATAGAATCAGTACACTCGTTATGTACTTAAATGATGTAGAACAAGGTGGAGAAACTTTTTTTCCTAAACTGAATTTTTCAGTATCGCCCAAAAAAGGTATGGCAGTCTATTTCGAGTATTTCTATAACGATCAAAATTTAAACGATTTAACTTTACATGGTGGAGCACCAGTTATAACTGGTGAAAAGTGGATCGCAACGCAATGGATGAGAAAGCAAAAATTAAGGTGA